One Porphyromonas pogonae genomic region harbors:
- a CDS encoding phage holin family protein: MEIDDNHIKALKEEIKAYVEAQIDKNVYGLGDKLSRKVSNYVFSIGAIFLLFIAFLFLNIALGFALADWLDTSVAMGFLIVGGFYILLTLIWAVFKNTTLDMVKNKIAGRIIKVMDKLNAQRTFAEKVSSKIENAEIIIEKEEIKL, from the coding sequence ATGGAGATAGATGATAATCATATAAAGGCATTGAAAGAGGAAATCAAGGCCTATGTGGAAGCACAGATAGACAAAAACGTTTATGGATTGGGCGATAAACTGTCACGCAAGGTATCCAATTATGTCTTCAGTATAGGTGCTATTTTTTTACTGTTTATAGCCTTCTTGTTTCTCAATATAGCTCTTGGGTTTGCTTTGGCTGATTGGCTCGATACCTCAGTAGCTATGGGCTTCCTTATCGTAGGCGGTTTTTATATTTTGCTTACACTCATCTGGGCTGTATTCAAGAATACAACGCTGGACATGGTCAAAAACAAAATTGCCGGGCGTATCATCAAAGTCATGGACAAGCTGAATGCTCAACGCACTTTTGCAGAAAAAGTGAGCTCTAAGATAGAAAATGCAGAAATAATCATTGAAAAGGAGGAGATAAAACTATGA
- a CDS encoding type III pantothenate kinase, with the protein MNLVIDQGNSICKVAIYEGDIMVCNYAFPRLSLMDAKDIILEYPDLKRAIYSSVGGVDKYLIRLLKDYIPFTIAVDKDTPMPIRVNYDRSTLGSDRLAVAVAAFELTGGGREIFVIDSGTAITYERVSADGVYLGGNISPGFQTRFKALHHFTSRLPLVEYSDVAEGYSPFGSNTREAIESGVTRGLVYEIDGYIDDLRMTHPDLVVYLTGGDSQYFECKIKNDITVVKDLVLLGLNRILEYNYNHAQENN; encoded by the coding sequence GTGAACTTAGTTATAGACCAAGGTAACTCTATCTGCAAAGTGGCTATATATGAAGGGGACATCATGGTTTGCAACTATGCTTTTCCCCGCCTTTCGCTCATGGATGCCAAAGATATTATCTTGGAATATCCTGATCTGAAACGTGCTATATATAGTTCAGTAGGGGGAGTTGATAAATATTTAATCAGGCTGCTGAAAGATTATATCCCTTTCACCATTGCCGTAGATAAGGATACTCCGATGCCCATTAGAGTGAATTACGACCGATCTACTCTCGGTAGTGACCGGTTGGCTGTGGCTGTGGCTGCATTTGAATTGACAGGAGGCGGAAGAGAGATTTTTGTGATAGACTCCGGTACTGCCATTACTTATGAAAGAGTTTCGGCAGACGGCGTTTATTTGGGTGGAAACATTTCGCCGGGGTTTCAAACACGGTTCAAGGCTCTGCACCATTTTACCAGCCGTTTGCCCCTGGTAGAGTACTCCGATGTAGCAGAGGGTTACTCGCCGTTTGGCAGTAATACTCGAGAGGCTATCGAAAGCGGAGTGACACGCGGACTGGTATATGAGATCGACGGCTACATCGATGATCTCAGGATGACTCACCCTGATTTGGTGGTGTATCTTACGGGAGGAGACTCGCAGTACTTTGAATGTAAAATAAAGAATGATATCACGGTAGTCAAAGATTTGGTACTACTGGGACTAAATAGAATACTTGAGTATAATTATAATCATGCACAGGAAAACAACTAA
- a CDS encoding hemolysin family protein, which produces MIYLYIFLSLLLSAFFSGMEIAYLSSDKLRYELDRNRGGVTGRILGVFYAHPNHYITTLLVGNNIALVVYGLLMAKVMEDPLRYFLPNDGLILLVQSLLSTILILFAGEFIPKVTFKLNANRVMMIFAVPLFLMYIILFPFAYFCTLLSSLFLIIVGQKSKPNLSPALSTIDLEHYLSHSMTAEGSDGELDTEVKIIQNAIEFPSLQVRDCMIPRNEMVGVDLNADLSMLESRFVSTGLSKIIVYKDNIDDVVGYIHSSEMFKGEDWQKRIVPAVFVPESMYASKLMKQLMQKKRSIAVVIDELGGTAGMITLEDVVEEIFGDIEDEHDKNKLVAKKLDDNVFIFSGRMEIDDINDRFGLDLPEDEDFMTIAGFILYHYQSIPNPGEILNIENYSFEILRSSSTKIDLVKMTIISE; this is translated from the coding sequence ATGATATATCTTTATATCTTTCTGTCATTACTTTTATCGGCTTTCTTTTCCGGCATGGAGATAGCCTACTTATCGTCCGACAAGCTTCGCTATGAGTTGGATCGCAATAGAGGAGGGGTTACGGGGCGTATCTTAGGCGTATTTTACGCGCATCCCAATCATTACATTACCACACTGCTTGTTGGCAATAATATTGCCCTTGTAGTTTACGGTTTGCTTATGGCAAAGGTGATGGAAGATCCGCTTCGTTATTTTCTGCCCAATGACGGGTTGATACTTCTTGTGCAGTCGTTGCTCTCTACGATACTCATCCTTTTTGCCGGTGAATTTATTCCCAAAGTCACTTTTAAGCTCAACGCCAATAGAGTGATGATGATATTTGCCGTTCCCTTATTTCTGATGTATATCATCTTGTTTCCGTTTGCTTACTTCTGTACATTACTTTCGTCATTATTCCTTATTATCGTAGGGCAGAAATCCAAACCTAATCTATCGCCCGCTCTTTCTACTATAGACCTGGAGCACTATTTGAGCCATAGCATGACGGCCGAAGGCAGTGATGGCGAGCTCGATACAGAAGTAAAGATCATACAAAATGCCATAGAGTTTCCCTCTCTGCAGGTGCGCGATTGTATGATTCCGCGCAATGAGATGGTAGGAGTGGATCTCAATGCCGATCTGTCTATGTTGGAGTCGCGGTTTGTTTCCACAGGTTTGTCCAAAATTATTGTATACAAGGATAATATCGACGACGTTGTAGGCTACATTCACTCGAGTGAGATGTTCAAGGGTGAAGACTGGCAGAAGCGCATTGTGCCTGCCGTATTTGTGCCCGAGAGCATGTATGCCAGCAAGCTGATGAAGCAGTTGATGCAAAAGAAACGCAGTATAGCCGTCGTTATTGACGAGCTTGGCGGTACAGCCGGTATGATTACATTGGAAGATGTGGTAGAGGAGATTTTTGGGGATATTGAGGACGAACATGACAAGAATAAATTAGTAGCCAAGAAGCTCGACGATAATGTCTTTATCTTCAGCGGACGCATGGAGATCGATGACATCAATGACCGCTTCGGCCTTGACCTGCCCGAAGATGAAGATTTCATGACCATTGCAGGCTTTATTCTCTATCATTATCAAAGCATACCCAATCCCGGAGAGATACTCAATATCGAGAATTATAGTTTTGAGATTTTGCGCTCCTCTTCCACCAAAATAGATCTGGTTAAAATGACAATAATCAGTGAATAA
- the lptC gene encoding LPS export ABC transporter periplasmic protein LptC translates to MDNESVPRTEIDNKCDSSDRIKKDVVRAYHFCLNPNYLRVGGILALFILILWAQFGCSQKKPGLANHGIKLDTMYMMKTENVNVLLSDSGVIKYRMITKEWRIYDNPTNKKWYFPRGVYVENIDTLKRMKAKISADTAYYKLDDKLWELIGHVHMKALNGTQLYSPHLFWDEANRRIYSNDSVYFTTGDKVSRGTSFQARDDLSQYSVFNNSGTLDFDENKLDSVGPPPQGMHQDSTFSGSASRPHNAPVPDSIKAKTRPAPAAGPSVTPPIGSHADKQPVPKPSKPLK, encoded by the coding sequence ATGGATAACGAATCTGTACCCCGTACAGAAATAGATAACAAATGTGATAGCTCTGACCGCATCAAAAAGGATGTGGTCAGAGCATATCATTTCTGTTTAAATCCTAATTATCTAAGAGTTGGGGGCATATTAGCCTTGTTTATTTTGATTCTTTGGGCACAATTCGGTTGCTCTCAAAAGAAACCTGGCTTAGCCAATCACGGAATTAAGCTCGACACTATGTATATGATGAAAACGGAGAATGTCAACGTTCTGTTGTCAGACTCAGGCGTCATCAAATATCGTATGATTACTAAGGAGTGGCGTATTTATGATAACCCCACCAACAAAAAGTGGTATTTCCCCAGAGGCGTGTATGTCGAGAATATTGACACGCTCAAGCGTATGAAAGCCAAAATATCAGCCGATACAGCATACTACAAGCTTGATGATAAGTTGTGGGAGCTTATCGGTCACGTACACATGAAAGCACTCAACGGTACCCAGCTCTATTCACCTCATTTGTTTTGGGATGAGGCCAACCGCCGTATCTATTCCAATGATAGTGTATACTTTACAACAGGGGACAAAGTCTCTCGCGGCACGTCTTTCCAGGCTCGCGATGATCTCAGCCAATACTCTGTCTTCAACAATTCCGGTACATTGGATTTTGATGAGAATAAACTTGACTCTGTAGGACCACCTCCTCAGGGGATGCATCAAGACTCAACCTTCTCGGGCTCTGCTTCCCGACCTCACAATGCTCCCGTTCCCGATAGCATCAAGGCGAAGACACGCCCTGCACCCGCTGCCGGGCCGAGCGTGACTCCCCCTATTGGCAGCCATGCTGATAAGCAACCTGTACCCAAACCTTCAAAGCCTCTTAAGTAA
- a CDS encoding peptidylprolyl isomerase: MATLQKIRNNAALLITVIAIALFAFIIGDGLRSGSTWFRQSKEVVLNINGEKISIQDYQVRLKEMQDMTEGNGQKMSDEQRTMLNNQLAQQYITEYALNNITDKVGIKVTSDELYALIRGEGVSASPVAQQFFSQFGIDTHDVAAVNNFIRQMSDSQIKSMPADQQGYVRNIQAQWIIAQKAILTNRLQEKLGTLVARTYAINKVDAELESGMPSREVALVRTSASAIADNAVKVSDDDIKKYYESHKEAFVMANPATQVSYISLQVQPSAADYKVAEEAKNKAYQELSSDANVESVLRNYSEKFVSNAYITGKELDQMGLGAANIDFIKSASIGQVSTPELINDKYSLIKLVNKKTGAETINIKLIALDSINAKKADSIANALNAGGNFDDAVAKYSIDPNTKPMKGLVTFPNQFGQPDSAVTELSASQMQIDTLFHVPAGQVIKLERGNVSMLVKAVNPGAAVDKYKIAYVGIPAEFSDATYNQKYAIMNKILTEGGSFDDMAKKAQAAGLSVVRNEMVFVQNPGLGKIPDSREIVSWALKGKKGDITEKLYRCGTDHLVIASIADQLPAGYFPLSMVKDNIKTQLIAEKKGEQMVKQLEAKKLTSLEAYATDLDTKVDTLVGVNYIVRGSEAPAFNGYAMTTPLQKLSKPFVAGTEVMVVQPLSETAVADKALQQSQMMQRRADVSRQMTFRAFNSLIKNTKVEDNRARFY, encoded by the coding sequence ATGGCGACTTTACAGAAAATCAGGAACAACGCAGCGCTACTCATCACCGTGATAGCAATTGCGCTTTTCGCATTTATTATCGGGGACGGTCTCAGATCTGGGTCCACCTGGTTTAGACAGAGCAAAGAAGTAGTCTTGAATATCAATGGAGAGAAGATCTCAATACAAGACTATCAGGTTCGTTTGAAGGAAATGCAAGATATGACCGAAGGCAATGGTCAGAAAATGAGTGATGAACAGCGCACCATGCTGAATAACCAGCTGGCTCAGCAATATATCACGGAGTATGCTTTGAACAATATTACCGATAAGGTGGGTATCAAAGTAACTTCCGACGAGCTTTATGCGCTTATCAGAGGTGAAGGTGTTTCAGCCTCTCCTGTAGCACAGCAGTTCTTCAGCCAGTTTGGTATTGACACTCACGATGTTGCTGCAGTAAACAATTTTATTCGCCAGATGAGCGATTCGCAGATCAAATCTATGCCGGCTGATCAGCAGGGGTACGTCCGCAATATCCAGGCTCAATGGATCATTGCTCAGAAAGCTATCCTTACCAATCGCTTACAAGAAAAGCTCGGTACATTGGTTGCCCGTACTTATGCTATCAACAAGGTCGATGCTGAGCTCGAGAGCGGCATGCCTTCACGTGAAGTAGCTTTGGTGCGCACGTCTGCTTCTGCGATTGCCGACAATGCTGTGAAGGTCTCTGATGATGACATCAAGAAATACTACGAAAGTCACAAAGAGGCTTTTGTGATGGCCAATCCTGCAACTCAGGTTAGCTACATTAGCCTGCAAGTACAGCCCAGTGCTGCCGACTATAAAGTCGCAGAAGAGGCTAAAAACAAAGCTTATCAAGAACTTTCTTCCGACGCAAATGTAGAGAGCGTACTTCGCAACTACTCAGAGAAGTTTGTAAGCAATGCTTATATTACAGGAAAGGAACTGGATCAAATGGGACTTGGTGCTGCTAACATTGATTTTATCAAATCGGCATCTATCGGTCAAGTATCAACCCCTGAACTGATCAATGACAAATATTCGCTGATCAAGCTTGTCAATAAGAAAACAGGAGCAGAGACTATCAATATCAAGCTTATTGCACTTGACTCTATCAATGCAAAGAAAGCGGATAGCATTGCCAATGCTCTCAATGCCGGCGGCAACTTCGATGATGCTGTTGCTAAATATAGCATTGACCCCAATACCAAGCCTATGAAGGGACTTGTAACTTTCCCCAATCAGTTCGGACAGCCCGATAGCGCCGTTACTGAGCTTAGTGCATCTCAAATGCAGATCGACACTCTTTTCCATGTTCCTGCAGGCCAAGTGATCAAGTTGGAGCGTGGCAATGTGTCTATGCTTGTCAAGGCAGTAAACCCGGGAGCAGCTGTAGATAAATACAAGATTGCCTATGTAGGTATACCCGCCGAGTTTTCTGATGCTACTTACAATCAGAAATACGCTATCATGAACAAAATCCTTACTGAGGGTGGTTCATTCGATGATATGGCCAAGAAGGCACAGGCTGCCGGTCTCTCTGTGGTGCGCAACGAAATGGTATTCGTACAAAATCCCGGGTTAGGCAAGATACCCGATTCCCGTGAGATTGTGAGCTGGGCTCTGAAAGGAAAGAAAGGCGATATTACAGAGAAGCTTTACCGCTGTGGTACCGATCATCTCGTTATTGCCTCTATTGCTGATCAGCTCCCTGCCGGTTATTTCCCCTTGTCAATGGTCAAAGATAATATCAAGACTCAATTGATCGCAGAGAAAAAAGGTGAGCAGATGGTAAAACAGCTCGAGGCTAAGAAACTTACTTCTTTGGAAGCCTATGCCACAGACCTGGATACTAAGGTGGATACTTTGGTTGGTGTCAATTACATCGTAAGAGGATCTGAGGCTCCCGCCTTCAATGGTTATGCTATGACCACTCCGCTGCAAAAGCTTTCCAAGCCCTTTGTAGCCGGTACTGAAGTTATGGTAGTACAGCCTTTGAGTGAAACAGCTGTAGCTGACAAAGCCCTTCAACAGTCACAGATGATGCAACGCAGAGCCGATGTGTCACGTCAGATGACTTTCCGCGCTTTCAATTCACTTATCAAGAATACCAAGGTTGAAGATAACCGTGCTCGATTCTATTAG
- a CDS encoding YtxH domain-containing protein translates to MANSNGKFAIGVAVGALIGAVAAYFSDRNKRERFVDDMSCTADKVKDSVVEGYYDAKDKYMKYRNKLVKDTEDLIDEIEDELTEK, encoded by the coding sequence ATGGCTAACAGCAATGGTAAATTCGCAATCGGCGTAGCGGTAGGAGCATTAATTGGTGCAGTTGCGGCGTATTTTTCAGATCGTAACAAGAGAGAGCGTTTTGTAGATGATATGTCTTGTACAGCAGACAAAGTAAAAGACAGTGTCGTTGAAGGCTATTACGATGCAAAAGATAAATACATGAAGTACCGTAATAAACTTGTCAAAGACACTGAAGACCTCATTGACGAGATCGAAGACGAACTCACCGAAAAGTAA
- a CDS encoding type I phosphomannose isomerase catalytic subunit — MNKQNLYPLTFKPLLKTIIWGGQDIRPFKGMEPNQDTIGESWEISHVDDNYSVVDNGELEGKNLDELIKIYGDDLVGKSVRARFGDKFPLLIKFIDARDNLSIQVHPNDELAKQRHNSFGKTEMWYVIKAAPDAKLFSGFAVQSSPEDYVKRIEENTIMDALAEYPVEAGDVFFLPAGRVHAIGAGCFIAEIQQTSNVTYRIYDYNRKDAGGNTRELHTELAKDAIDYHVEQDYRTSYTPRPNVPVELVECKYFETNLLDLTTPLARDFSKLDSFVIYICMEGEAEIKDNEGHSILIKQGHSILIPAITENVSITPLGSAKLLETFIPTATN; from the coding sequence ATGAATAAGCAAAATTTATATCCTCTGACTTTCAAGCCCCTACTCAAAACCATCATCTGGGGCGGACAAGATATCAGACCTTTCAAAGGGATGGAACCCAACCAAGACACTATAGGCGAAAGCTGGGAGATCTCACATGTGGATGACAACTACTCCGTAGTAGACAATGGTGAGCTCGAAGGCAAGAATCTGGACGAGCTTATCAAGATCTACGGCGACGACCTTGTGGGAAAAAGCGTAAGAGCTCGCTTTGGCGACAAGTTCCCCTTGCTTATCAAATTTATAGATGCCCGCGACAACCTTTCCATACAAGTACACCCCAATGATGAGCTGGCAAAACAACGCCACAACTCTTTCGGCAAAACTGAGATGTGGTATGTAATCAAAGCCGCTCCGGATGCTAAGTTGTTTTCGGGCTTCGCCGTGCAGTCCTCTCCCGAAGACTATGTCAAGCGAATCGAGGAGAATACCATCATGGATGCCTTGGCCGAGTACCCCGTTGAGGCTGGCGATGTATTTTTCCTCCCGGCCGGTCGCGTACATGCTATAGGAGCAGGATGCTTCATTGCCGAGATACAGCAGACTTCCAATGTCACCTACCGCATCTATGACTACAACCGCAAGGATGCTGGTGGCAACACCCGTGAGCTACACACCGAGCTGGCCAAAGACGCCATAGACTATCACGTAGAGCAAGACTACCGCACCTCTTATACTCCACGCCCCAATGTCCCCGTGGAGCTGGTAGAGTGTAAATACTTCGAGACCAACCTGCTTGATCTCACAACGCCACTTGCACGTGACTTCAGCAAGCTCGATAGCTTTGTGATCTACATCTGTATGGAGGGTGAGGCTGAGATCAAGGACAATGAGGGACACAGCATCCTCATCAAACAAGGGCACAGTATCCTCATCCCGGCGATCACGGAGAACGTATCCATCACTCCTCTCGGCTCGGCTAAGTTGTTGGAGACATTCATCCCCACTGCCACAAATTAA
- a CDS encoding tetratricopeptide repeat protein, which yields MKLKNLFLGAALALMTSSVFAQTGVQTGTPFGSGQDSIRCRQNTSLFSSNAKNENYADAYKYWLEVYKECPGSTKNVYFYGAKILNWRLEQEKDAGKRKALLDSLMGLYDNRVKYFGDDPKYDKDWITSSKVGDYIRIMGENADYNKVYTWLKPIVDEKKDHTSAATLSYYTYASLMRAIADSTQHSQYIKDYNLAAKSMETQINACTDSTEKSQLEALKTPMDELFARSGLADCDMLQKMYADELEAHKSDAKYLKTMLALFQMSECDAPIYFQASKYLFALEPSAEAAIGLAREAMNGKRYTEAMDYLQKAVGLSKEAKQRANVYYTMGVISMNQRSYGAARAHFQKALAENPNMGMAYVNIALMYASSADSIFPGDPVKQRCVYYLVIDKLNKARSVDPSVAPKASGLIAKYSRYLPSASDVFMHPDLSKGKTLTIGGWIGESTVIR from the coding sequence ATGAAACTGAAGAATTTATTTTTAGGTGCAGCATTAGCTCTAATGACTTCATCGGTATTTGCTCAGACCGGTGTGCAGACAGGTACTCCTTTTGGTTCAGGCCAAGACAGTATTCGTTGTCGTCAGAATACGAGCTTGTTTAGTTCTAACGCAAAAAACGAGAACTATGCAGATGCTTACAAGTATTGGCTAGAGGTTTATAAGGAATGCCCGGGATCTACCAAGAATGTTTACTTCTATGGTGCTAAGATTTTGAACTGGAGACTCGAACAAGAGAAAGATGCCGGAAAACGCAAAGCCTTATTGGACTCTTTGATGGGACTTTATGACAATCGCGTAAAATATTTTGGAGATGATCCTAAGTATGACAAAGACTGGATCACTTCGTCCAAAGTCGGTGATTATATTCGTATTATGGGTGAGAATGCCGATTACAATAAAGTGTATACTTGGCTCAAACCTATTGTAGACGAAAAGAAAGACCACACAAGCGCAGCTACGCTTTCTTACTATACCTATGCATCATTGATGCGCGCTATCGCTGATAGTACTCAGCACTCACAGTATATCAAAGACTACAACTTGGCTGCTAAGTCTATGGAAACGCAAATCAATGCTTGTACAGACTCTACTGAGAAATCACAGCTGGAAGCTTTGAAGACTCCGATGGATGAGCTTTTTGCCAGAAGTGGCTTGGCTGACTGCGATATGTTGCAGAAAATGTATGCCGATGAACTTGAAGCTCATAAATCTGACGCTAAATACCTCAAGACGATGCTGGCTCTTTTCCAGATGTCGGAGTGTGATGCTCCTATTTACTTCCAAGCTAGTAAGTATCTTTTCGCTCTTGAACCATCAGCGGAAGCCGCTATCGGTTTGGCTCGTGAGGCTATGAACGGTAAGCGTTACACCGAGGCTATGGATTACCTGCAAAAGGCTGTGGGTCTCTCCAAAGAAGCTAAGCAGAGAGCCAATGTGTACTATACTATGGGTGTGATCTCAATGAACCAACGTAGCTATGGTGCAGCACGTGCACATTTCCAGAAAGCGCTTGCAGAGAACCCCAACATGGGTATGGCTTATGTCAATATAGCTTTGATGTATGCTTCTTCTGCTGATAGTATCTTCCCCGGTGACCCTGTAAAACAACGCTGCGTATATTACTTGGTTATCGACAAGCTTAACAAAGCTCGTAGTGTAGATCCTAGCGTTGCTCCCAAAGCAAGCGGACTCATCGCAAAGTATAGCCGTTATTTGCCTTCTGCTTCCGATGTGTTTATGCACCCGGATCTCAGTAAAGGTAAGACTTTGACTATTGGCGGCTGGATCGGCGAATCTACTGTAATAAGATAA
- the nfo gene encoding deoxyribonuclease IV — protein MSNKSHKYVGAHVSASGGVENAPVNAHNIGAKAFALFTKNQRQWVAAPLSDRSIGLFKDRCAEYGYAPEHILPHDSYLINLGNPDNEGLEKSRAAFLDEMKRCEQLGLKYLNFHPGSHLKKISEERCMDIIAESVNMALGETKDVVAVIENTAGQGSNMGYRFEHLAYIIDRIEDKSRVGVCLDTAHTLASGYEIRTAEAYAETFARFDSIVGYGYLKGIHLNDSKKELATRVDRHDSVGKGVMGMELFKLIMDDPHLDFIPIILETPDESLWAHEIETLYSLQTL, from the coding sequence ATGTCTAATAAATCACATAAATATGTAGGTGCTCATGTGAGTGCTTCCGGTGGAGTGGAGAATGCCCCTGTGAATGCTCATAATATAGGTGCAAAGGCTTTTGCCCTTTTTACAAAGAACCAACGCCAGTGGGTGGCAGCACCGCTGAGCGACCGCAGTATAGGGCTCTTCAAGGATAGGTGTGCAGAGTACGGCTATGCCCCCGAGCATATACTCCCGCACGACAGCTATCTCATCAATCTGGGTAACCCTGACAATGAGGGTTTGGAGAAGAGCCGTGCCGCGTTTCTGGACGAGATGAAGCGCTGTGAGCAGTTGGGTCTGAAGTATCTCAACTTCCACCCGGGCAGCCACCTCAAGAAGATATCGGAAGAGAGGTGCATGGATATCATAGCAGAGTCTGTAAATATGGCTCTTGGCGAGACCAAAGATGTGGTGGCAGTAATAGAAAACACGGCAGGCCAAGGCTCCAATATGGGGTATAGGTTTGAACACCTTGCATACATCATTGATCGTATCGAGGACAAGAGCCGTGTGGGAGTTTGTCTCGATACTGCACATACATTGGCTTCGGGGTATGAGATACGTACTGCTGAGGCGTATGCAGAGACATTTGCGCGATTCGACAGTATCGTGGGCTACGGTTACCTCAAAGGCATACACCTCAATGACTCTAAAAAGGAACTGGCTACACGGGTCGATCGCCACGACTCGGTAGGCAAGGGAGTGATGGGTATGGAGCTCTTCAAGTTGATCATGGATGATCCCCATCTTGATTTTATCCCTATTATTTTGGAGACTCCTGATGAAAGTCTGTGGGCTCACGAGATAGAAACACTATATTCTTTACAGACTCTATAA